The following coding sequences lie in one Actinomycetes bacterium genomic window:
- a CDS encoding 2-oxoacid:acceptor oxidoreductase subunit alpha: MVKKTERRSDVVIRFAGDSGDGMQLTGDRFTSATASFGNDLSTLPDFPAEIRAPAGTLPGVSAFQIHFADHDIMTPGDAPDVLVAMNPAALKANLHDLVRGGTVIVNTDEFSKRAIQKVGYESDPLTDGSLDAFTVHPIPLTSLTVGALADFDVTKKEAERAKNMFALGLLSWLYSRPVDQTRAFLTEKFGRKPEILAANLAALEAGWSFGETTEAFAVQYEVGKAALPAGVYRNITGNLALSYGLVAAAQRSGLGMFLGSYPITPASDILHELSRHKRFGITTFQAEDEIAGIGAALGASYGGAIGVTTTSGPGLALKSETLGLAVALELPLLVIDVQRGGPSTGLPTKTEQSDLLQAMFGRNGEAPVPIVAPRSPGDCFYAAIEAVRIATTYRTPVLLLSDGYLANGAEPWRLPDLTALPDLSVTFASEPNDTDDNGEPVFQPFLRDPDTLARPWAVPGTPGLEHRIGGIEKADVTGAISYDPDNHDHMVRTRQAKVDGIAASIDPLAVDDPTGEADVLVLGWGSTYGPISAACRKIREEGHHVAQAHLRHLNPFPANTGEVLRRYRRVIIPEMNLGQLAMLIRAKYLVDAQPYNQVRGLPFRSEELADVIRAEMSDPGTGISTLTEESLA, translated from the coding sequence GTGGTGAAAAAGACCGAGCGCAGGAGCGACGTAGTCATCAGATTCGCTGGGGATTCCGGCGATGGCATGCAGCTGACTGGTGACCGGTTCACCTCAGCGACCGCGTCATTCGGCAACGACCTATCCACCCTGCCGGACTTTCCGGCTGAGATTCGCGCACCAGCCGGCACCCTGCCCGGCGTCTCGGCCTTCCAGATCCACTTTGCCGATCACGACATCATGACCCCAGGCGACGCACCGGACGTCCTGGTGGCTATGAACCCCGCTGCGCTCAAAGCCAACCTCCATGACCTCGTTCGTGGCGGGACCGTCATCGTCAACACCGATGAGTTCAGCAAGCGCGCCATCCAGAAAGTCGGGTACGAGTCCGACCCGCTGACCGACGGCTCCTTGGACGCCTTCACAGTGCACCCGATTCCGCTCACATCGCTGACGGTCGGAGCGCTGGCTGACTTCGACGTCACCAAGAAGGAGGCGGAGCGAGCCAAAAACATGTTCGCGCTTGGGCTGTTGTCCTGGCTCTACAGCCGCCCGGTCGATCAGACCCGGGCCTTCCTGACTGAGAAGTTCGGCCGCAAGCCGGAAATTTTGGCAGCCAACCTAGCCGCGCTGGAAGCTGGCTGGTCGTTCGGGGAAACTACCGAGGCATTTGCCGTCCAGTACGAAGTCGGCAAGGCCGCACTGCCCGCAGGTGTCTACCGCAACATCACTGGCAACTTGGCTCTCTCCTACGGCCTAGTAGCCGCCGCGCAGCGCAGCGGTCTGGGGATGTTCCTCGGCAGCTACCCCATCACGCCTGCGTCGGACATTCTGCACGAGCTCAGTCGTCACAAGCGGTTCGGTATCACCACCTTCCAGGCGGAAGACGAGATTGCCGGTATCGGTGCCGCGCTGGGCGCATCCTATGGCGGCGCTATCGGCGTCACCACCACCAGCGGCCCCGGCCTCGCCTTGAAGTCCGAAACGCTGGGCTTGGCAGTCGCGCTGGAGTTACCGCTGCTGGTGATCGACGTGCAACGGGGCGGACCCTCCACCGGTCTGCCGACCAAGACCGAACAGTCAGACCTGCTGCAGGCAATGTTCGGCCGCAACGGCGAGGCCCCGGTGCCGATCGTTGCCCCCCGCTCCCCTGGCGATTGCTTCTACGCCGCCATCGAGGCGGTTCGCATCGCCACTACTTACCGCACCCCGGTGCTGTTGCTGTCTGACGGTTACTTGGCCAACGGAGCCGAGCCGTGGCGACTGCCCGACCTGACGGCACTACCCGATCTGAGCGTCACTTTCGCCAGCGAGCCGAACGACACCGACGACAACGGCGAGCCGGTCTTCCAGCCGTTCTTGCGTGACCCGGATACGTTGGCCCGGCCATGGGCGGTGCCAGGTACACCGGGCTTGGAGCACCGTATCGGCGGCATCGAAAAGGCTGACGTCACCGGCGCGATCTCCTACGACCCTGACAACCACGACCACATGGTGCGTACCCGGCAGGCCAAGGTGGACGGGATCGCCGCCAGTATTGACCCGCTAGCGGTCGACGACCCGACGGGCGAAGCCGACGTCTTGGTGTTGGGCTGGGGCTCTACCTACGGACCGATTTCGGCGGCTTGCCGAAAGATTCGCGAGGAAGGCCACCACGTGGCTCAGGCGCATCTCCGCCACCTGAATCCGTTCCCGGCTAATACCGGTGAAGTGCTGCGCCGGTACCGGCGAGTCATCATCCCCGAGATGAACCTCGGCCAGTTGGCGATGCTGATCAGAGCCAAGTACCTGGTAGATGCACAGCCATACAACCAAGTGCGCGGACTGCCGTTCCGTTCCGAGGAACTCGCGGACGTGATTCGCGCTGAAATGTCCGATCCCGGGACCGGGATCTCCACCCTGACCGAGGAGAGCTTGGCATGA
- the rplA gene encoding 50S ribosomal protein L1 yields the protein MKHGKKHNAGVERIDAGRLYEPADAVGLVKDIAPEKFDATIEVSARLGVDPRKADQMVRGTVNLPHGTGKTARVLVFAAGEKAEEARAAGADFVGSDDMIEKVSEGWTGFDAAVATPDMMGKVGRLGRVLGPRGLMPNPKTGTVTMDVAKAVEEIKGGKIEFRIDKHSNLQFIIGRKSFSAEQLADNFNAALEEVLRLKPSSAKGRYLKKVVVSSTMGPGVPVDPASIRSSAEPAN from the coding sequence ATGAAGCACGGAAAGAAACACAACGCCGGTGTCGAGCGAATCGATGCGGGTCGGCTGTATGAGCCGGCCGATGCCGTAGGGCTCGTCAAGGACATTGCCCCCGAGAAGTTCGACGCCACCATCGAGGTGTCGGCTCGACTCGGCGTGGATCCCCGCAAAGCGGATCAAATGGTTCGCGGCACCGTCAACCTGCCGCACGGCACCGGTAAGACTGCGCGGGTTCTGGTCTTCGCAGCTGGTGAAAAGGCCGAAGAGGCTCGCGCTGCCGGAGCCGACTTTGTCGGTAGCGACGACATGATCGAGAAGGTATCGGAGGGCTGGACCGGATTCGATGCCGCAGTCGCCACCCCGGACATGATGGGCAAGGTCGGCCGGCTGGGTCGGGTGCTCGGCCCGCGCGGCTTGATGCCGAACCCCAAAACCGGCACGGTCACCATGGACGTCGCCAAGGCGGTTGAGGAGATTAAGGGTGGCAAGATCGAGTTCCGGATCGACAAGCACTCGAACTTGCAGTTCATAATCGGCCGTAAATCCTTCTCTGCCGAGCAACTTGCTGACAACTTTAACGCTGCGCTGGAGGAAGTGCTGCGGTTGAAGCCGTCGAGTGCCAAGGGCCGCTACCTGAAGAAGGTTGTGGTCTCGAGCACGATGGGACCCGGTGTACCGGTTGATCCCGCCAGCATCCGCAGCAGCGCGGAACCTGCCAACTGA
- the rpmG gene encoding 50S ribosomal protein L33: MAKSSDVRPKITMACVDCKERNYITKKNRRNDPDRLEVKKFCRRCNSSTLHRETR, from the coding sequence ATGGCCAAATCGAGCGATGTGCGTCCCAAGATCACCATGGCGTGTGTGGATTGCAAGGAACGCAACTACATCACCAAGAAGAACCGCCGCAACGATCCTGATCGACTAGAGGTCAAGAAGTTCTGCCGGCGCTGTAACTCCAGCACCCTGCACCGCGAGACTCGCTGA
- a CDS encoding pyridoxal phosphate-dependent aminotransferase — MIVVCQDRRMHSRVSRRIGDIAESATLAVDAKAKAMRAAGAPVIGFGAGEPDFPTPDYIVAAAVAAASDPKSHRYSPAGGQPALKEAIAAKTLRDSGLEVAPNQVLVSNGGKQALYNTFATLLDPGDEVLLPAPYWTTYPESIALAGGVTVEVPTDETTGYRTSVAQLEQFVTDKTKLLVFVSPSNPTGAVYSPAEVEAIGRWAADRGLWVVTDEIYEHLVYGDAEFSSMPVLTPDLQDRCVVVNGVAKTYAMTGWRVGWLIGPADVVKAATNLQSHATSNVCNVAQAAALAAVSGDLTVVTQMREAFDRRRQLIVGLLNDIPGVECPMPEGAFYAYPSVKGLLGQQIAGRTPTTTTELAEIILDEAQVAVVPGEAFGTPGYLRLSYALGDEDIATGVGRMAELLT, encoded by the coding sequence ATGATTGTCGTCTGTCAGGATAGACGCATGCACTCTCGGGTCTCACGCAGGATCGGCGATATCGCCGAATCAGCCACCCTCGCGGTGGACGCTAAAGCCAAGGCTATGCGGGCGGCGGGCGCCCCCGTGATCGGATTCGGGGCCGGTGAACCAGACTTTCCCACCCCCGACTACATCGTGGCAGCCGCAGTTGCTGCCGCGAGTGATCCGAAAAGCCACCGATACTCGCCAGCGGGCGGTCAACCTGCCCTGAAAGAGGCGATTGCGGCCAAAACGCTACGGGATTCCGGCCTCGAGGTTGCCCCCAATCAGGTCTTGGTGAGCAATGGCGGCAAGCAGGCGCTCTACAACACCTTCGCGACGCTGCTAGATCCCGGCGATGAGGTGCTCCTGCCGGCCCCCTACTGGACCACCTACCCCGAGTCGATTGCGCTGGCCGGCGGCGTCACCGTCGAGGTCCCCACCGATGAGACCACCGGTTACCGCACCAGCGTCGCGCAACTGGAGCAGTTCGTCACCGACAAAACCAAGCTGCTGGTTTTTGTTTCACCGTCCAACCCCACCGGAGCGGTCTACTCTCCCGCTGAGGTGGAAGCGATCGGCCGTTGGGCAGCCGATCGGGGACTCTGGGTGGTCACCGACGAGATCTACGAGCATTTGGTCTACGGCGATGCCGAATTTAGTTCCATGCCGGTGCTCACCCCGGATCTGCAAGATCGTTGTGTCGTGGTGAACGGCGTGGCCAAGACCTACGCGATGACTGGTTGGCGAGTGGGCTGGCTGATCGGACCAGCTGACGTAGTCAAGGCAGCCACCAACTTGCAATCACACGCCACCTCCAACGTCTGCAATGTCGCCCAGGCAGCTGCGCTCGCCGCAGTGAGTGGTGATCTGACCGTGGTGACGCAGATGCGCGAAGCCTTCGATCGGCGTCGCCAGTTGATCGTGGGTCTGCTGAACGACATCCCAGGAGTGGAATGTCCGATGCCGGAAGGCGCCTTCTACGCTTACCCGTCGGTCAAGGGTCTACTCGGACAACAGATCGCGGGCCGGACCCCGACAACGACGACCGAACTGGCCGAAATCATTTTGGATGAGGCGCAAGTAGCGGTAGTCCCGGGCGAGGCCTTCGGCACTCCCGGATATCTGCGGCTGTCCTACGCTCTCGGTGATGAGGACATCGCCACCGGAGTGGGTCGGATGGCCGAACTACTCACCTAG
- the nusG gene encoding transcription termination/antitermination protein NusG, whose product MEAAVESAVVEEAAAEVVAEAAATGAAIEEAAAEALASADTPAAAAEVVAEAVIAEAAVAETVTEAVAEVVVAEAAIEEAAEEALEEIDLAESLSMLPGDWYVIHSYAGYEKRVKANLEKRSETLNLEDRIFQVEVPEEEVTEFRKGERKKVRRIKLPGYVLVRMDLDDDTWGAVRHTPGVTGFVGSANDPIPLSLSEVVNMLAEPEPSKPAEEQVAEAGVEIEQGGTAAPQPVVTSDYSVGDVVTVVDGPFATLQATISDISTESAKLTAMVELFGRDTPVELRFDQVERT is encoded by the coding sequence ATGGAGGCCGCCGTTGAGTCGGCTGTCGTAGAAGAGGCCGCCGCTGAGGTGGTAGCAGAGGCCGCCGCCACGGGAGCAGCTATCGAGGAAGCCGCGGCGGAAGCATTAGCGTCTGCCGACACCCCCGCGGCCGCCGCTGAGGTCGTCGCGGAGGCGGTGATCGCTGAAGCTGCCGTTGCGGAAACCGTTACGGAAGCCGTAGCTGAGGTCGTCGTCGCGGAAGCCGCGATCGAAGAGGCCGCCGAAGAGGCGTTGGAAGAAATCGACCTGGCTGAGTCGTTGAGCATGCTGCCGGGCGACTGGTACGTCATTCACTCTTACGCTGGCTACGAGAAGCGCGTCAAAGCGAATCTAGAGAAGCGCAGCGAAACCCTGAACCTGGAAGACCGCATCTTCCAGGTGGAAGTTCCGGAAGAAGAGGTCACCGAGTTCCGCAAAGGTGAGCGCAAGAAGGTCCGTCGGATCAAACTGCCCGGCTACGTGCTAGTACGGATGGACCTCGACGATGACACCTGGGGCGCGGTCCGCCACACCCCCGGCGTGACTGGCTTCGTCGGCAGCGCCAACGACCCGATCCCGTTGAGCTTGAGCGAGGTCGTCAACATGCTCGCGGAGCCGGAGCCGAGCAAGCCTGCAGAGGAGCAAGTGGCTGAGGCTGGCGTCGAGATTGAGCAAGGCGGGACGGCCGCGCCACAGCCGGTTGTGACCTCCGATTACTCTGTAGGGGACGTAGTGACGGTCGTGGATGGTCCGTTCGCAACGCTCCAGGCCACGATTTCGGACATCAGCACCGAATCAGCCAAACTCACCGCAATGGTCGAACTGTTCGGTCGGGACACCCCGGTCGAGTTGCGGTTTGACCAGGTGGAACGCACCTGA
- a CDS encoding dehydratase, with amino-acid sequence MSALIDYDDVAEGDPLPGLRLPLRRLDLIMYAGASGDFNPIHWSERIATSVELPNVIAHGMLTMAVAARVVTEWVGDPGAITSLSGRFVRPVPIPDDDVGTEIRVTAAVAAKLPDRQVRIELVAVIDDADEAIVLDRAEAIAQL; translated from the coding sequence ATGAGTGCGCTGATTGACTACGACGACGTCGCGGAAGGCGATCCGCTGCCAGGACTACGGCTGCCGCTGCGTCGGCTGGACTTGATCATGTACGCGGGCGCAAGCGGTGACTTCAACCCCATCCATTGGAGTGAGCGCATCGCCACGTCGGTGGAGCTGCCGAACGTGATTGCTCACGGAATGCTCACGATGGCGGTTGCGGCCCGGGTAGTTACCGAGTGGGTGGGGGACCCCGGAGCGATCACTTCGCTGTCCGGCCGGTTTGTTCGACCGGTGCCTATCCCGGATGACGATGTGGGGACCGAAATCCGAGTTACGGCAGCGGTTGCGGCGAAGTTGCCGGACCGGCAAGTTCGAATCGAGTTGGTAGCTGTCATTGACGACGCCGATGAGGCGATTGTTCTTGATCGCGCCGAGGCCATCGCGCAGTTGTGA
- a CDS encoding glucose 1-dehydrogenase, whose translation MGRLDNRVAIVTGAGRGIGRATALRLARDGAAVVVNDIDAEPANETADLVTAEGGRAMSHTANTVELAAAEQLVADAVAEFGQLDIVVNNAGTTRDKMFHGMDDDLFDFVLDTNLRTAYHTTLAAMPQLREVAKREIAEQGRPAYHRKVVFTSSVAALMGNPGQFNYTAAKGALIAVTKTLARELGPFGINVNAVAPGFVETRLTAAKKEGETYGIPDQMRDMARAIISLGRLGEPEDIANVTAFLASPDSDFVSGVTIPVSGGQLGGM comes from the coding sequence GTGGGGCGACTCGACAATCGGGTAGCAATAGTTACCGGTGCTGGCCGGGGTATTGGCCGCGCGACAGCATTACGACTCGCCCGCGATGGTGCGGCTGTCGTGGTCAATGACATCGACGCTGAGCCTGCCAACGAAACCGCTGACTTGGTGACTGCCGAGGGCGGCCGAGCGATGTCACACACCGCAAACACCGTCGAGCTAGCGGCTGCCGAGCAACTCGTTGCGGATGCCGTCGCCGAGTTTGGCCAACTCGACATTGTGGTGAATAACGCGGGCACCACCCGCGACAAAATGTTTCACGGCATGGACGATGATTTGTTCGACTTCGTGCTGGATACCAACTTGCGCACCGCGTACCACACCACGCTGGCGGCCATGCCTCAGTTACGCGAGGTGGCCAAGCGCGAGATTGCCGAGCAAGGTCGGCCTGCCTACCACCGAAAGGTGGTCTTTACTTCCAGCGTTGCGGCCTTGATGGGTAACCCCGGTCAGTTCAACTACACCGCGGCTAAGGGTGCGCTGATTGCAGTGACCAAGACCTTGGCGCGAGAACTGGGGCCGTTCGGTATCAACGTAAATGCAGTGGCGCCCGGTTTCGTAGAAACTAGGCTCACTGCTGCCAAGAAAGAAGGCGAAACCTACGGTATCCCCGACCAAATGCGAGATATGGCGCGAGCAATTATTTCGCTAGGGCGGCTGGGTGAACCAGAAGACATCGCCAATGTGACCGCATTTCTCGCCTCACCTGATTCCGACTTTGTTTCGGGAGTCACGATTCCGGTTTCCGGGGGGCAGTTGGGCGGTATGTGA
- a CDS encoding 2-oxoacid:ferredoxin oxidoreductase subunit beta: MTTSELPALSLIPKTDEPQKAKDFKSDQEVRWCPGCGDYAILAAVQGFLPSLGLRRENIVFVSGIGCSSRFPYYMNTYGMHSIHGRAPAIATGLSVSRPDLSVWVITGDGDALSIGGNHLMHALRRNVNLKILLFNNRIYGLTKGQYSPTSESGKITKSTPHGSLDHPFNPVSLALGAEATFVARTIDSDRKHLTEVLAAAAAHEGSALVEIYQNCNIFNDGAFEAVKSPQTRDSHLIRLQHGEPIRFGENDERAVVRDTDGQIRAMSGAPDADVLIHDAHAEDPGVAFALSRLADYETLDRTAIGVFRDVQRPSYDRLARQQMAAAGDPADSADLEKLLAGPDTWTVA, from the coding sequence ATGACCACTTCGGAACTGCCCGCCCTGTCGCTGATCCCCAAGACTGATGAGCCGCAGAAGGCTAAAGACTTCAAGAGCGACCAAGAGGTCCGCTGGTGCCCCGGCTGTGGCGACTACGCCATCCTGGCAGCCGTCCAGGGCTTCCTACCCAGCCTGGGGCTGCGTCGGGAGAATATCGTGTTCGTGTCCGGAATCGGTTGCTCCAGCCGGTTCCCGTACTACATGAACACCTACGGGATGCACTCGATCCATGGCCGCGCACCAGCCATCGCCACCGGACTTTCTGTCTCGCGACCGGATCTGTCGGTCTGGGTGATCACCGGTGACGGTGATGCATTATCGATTGGTGGCAACCACCTGATGCACGCCCTGCGGCGTAACGTGAATCTGAAGATTCTGCTGTTCAATAACCGCATTTATGGTCTGACCAAGGGCCAGTACTCCCCCACGTCGGAGTCCGGAAAGATCACTAAGTCGACGCCGCATGGTTCGCTGGATCACCCGTTCAATCCGGTGTCGCTGGCGCTGGGGGCAGAGGCCACCTTCGTCGCTCGCACTATCGATTCCGACCGCAAGCACTTAACTGAGGTACTCGCCGCCGCAGCCGCTCACGAGGGCTCTGCGCTGGTGGAGATCTACCAGAACTGCAACATCTTCAACGATGGCGCTTTCGAAGCGGTCAAGAGTCCACAAACTCGCGACAGCCATCTCATCCGACTTCAACACGGTGAGCCGATCCGGTTCGGCGAGAACGACGAACGAGCCGTGGTACGCGACACCGATGGTCAGATTCGGGCGATGTCCGGAGCCCCCGACGCCGACGTACTGATCCACGATGCCCATGCTGAGGATCCCGGGGTGGCATTCGCGCTGTCCCGGCTGGCCGACTACGAGACGCTGGACCGGACCGCCATCGGGGTGTTCCGGGACGTCCAACGGCCGTCCTACGATCGGCTGGCTCGCCAGCAGATGGCCGCAGCCGGCGACCCGGCAGACTCCGCTGACTTGGAAAAACTGCTGGCCGGCCCGGACACCTGGACCGTCGCCTAG
- a CDS encoding MaoC family dehydratase N-terminal domain-containing protein has translation MPLDHSYLGKEYPTTPAYQVGREHIRDYAAAIGDLNPAYHNVDAARELGHRDLIAPPTYPFTLTMRAMTTAVLDPDLGLHYGQVVHGEQSFDYVRPVTAGDELVVQARIAAIEVKGINELLTTECRVETVTGELVVTTREVIVSRGTAV, from the coding sequence ATGCCGCTGGACCACAGTTATCTGGGCAAGGAATACCCGACCACACCGGCGTATCAGGTGGGTAGGGAGCATATTCGTGACTACGCCGCCGCCATTGGCGACCTCAATCCGGCCTACCACAACGTTGATGCCGCACGGGAACTAGGACATCGTGATCTGATCGCACCACCCACCTATCCCTTCACGTTGACAATGCGCGCGATGACTACTGCAGTGCTCGATCCCGATTTGGGATTGCACTACGGTCAAGTGGTTCACGGCGAGCAGTCCTTTGACTACGTTCGGCCGGTCACCGCTGGCGATGAACTGGTGGTGCAGGCGCGAATCGCAGCTATTGAAGTAAAAGGGATTAACGAGTTGCTCACTACCGAGTGCCGAGTGGAGACGGTGACTGGGGAGCTGGTGGTGACCACCCGAGAGGTGATCGTGTCGCGGGGGACTGCGGTATGA
- a CDS encoding YajQ family cyclic di-GMP-binding protein yields MADSSFDIVSKVDTQELDNAVNQTAKELRQRWDFKNTGAQIEAGEGTAVALQASTEDRVLAALEVFKDKLIKRGISLKALEAGEPRLSGKEYHLAATLQSGLTSEQAKKLAKLIRDEGPKGVKTQIQGDELRVSGKKRDHLQEVISLVKGEDLDFAVQFTNYR; encoded by the coding sequence ATGGCCGACAGTAGCTTCGACATTGTGTCCAAAGTAGACACCCAAGAACTGGACAACGCCGTCAATCAAACAGCGAAGGAACTGCGGCAGCGTTGGGATTTCAAGAACACCGGCGCCCAGATCGAGGCGGGTGAAGGCACCGCCGTCGCGCTGCAGGCGAGTACCGAAGATCGAGTTCTCGCTGCTCTTGAGGTGTTCAAAGACAAACTGATCAAGCGCGGAATCAGTTTGAAGGCCTTGGAAGCTGGCGAGCCGCGATTGTCGGGCAAGGAGTATCACCTCGCTGCGACCCTGCAGTCCGGTCTCACTTCTGAACAAGCAAAGAAGCTCGCCAAACTGATCCGCGATGAGGGGCCTAAAGGCGTCAAGACGCAGATTCAAGGCGATGAGTTGCGGGTTTCGGGCAAGAAAAGGGACCATTTGCAGGAGGTGATCTCGCTGGTGAAGGGCGAAGATCTCGACTTCGCAGTGCAGTTCACCAACTACCGCTAA
- the secE gene encoding preprotein translocase subunit SecE, whose protein sequence is MSDTGAPSADREKLGFFGRISLFVREVIAELRKVIWPTRKELITYTGVVIVFVLIMAGIIALLDFVFGQGVLALFGSE, encoded by the coding sequence GTGAGCGATACCGGAGCGCCGAGCGCCGACCGGGAGAAACTCGGCTTTTTTGGCCGAATCTCTCTTTTCGTGCGCGAGGTAATCGCTGAACTGCGGAAGGTCATCTGGCCGACCCGCAAGGAGTTGATCACCTACACCGGTGTGGTGATCGTCTTCGTGCTGATCATGGCGGGGATCATTGCCCTGCTGGACTTTGTGTTCGGCCAGGGCGTTCTCGCCCTGTTCGGCAGTGAATAG
- a CDS encoding UDP-N-acetylmuramate dehydrogenase, which translates to MTQSANATFASDSLAAHTTLRVGGRAGNLVVADTDEQVVAAVAAADAAGEPLLVLGGGSNVVISDDGWPGTVLLIRTQGIAKTDSCGAGTVGVAAGEDWDSVVFWAVGHELAGVECLAGIPGSAGATPIQNVGAYGQEVADSLQRVRVYDRVAREQRVLSSRECEFGYRDSWFKRHPDRYVVLEVEFRWEASPTSKPIQYSELALQLGVGIGDRAPLPQVREAVLALRRRKGMVLDDADPDTWSVGSFFTNPIVDRDVVDRLPEAAPKFPLGDGRYKTSAAWLIQESGYEPGYRLGAAGLSGKHTLAITNRGESSAADVIALARQVRDGVVGQFDIELVPEPVLVGCSL; encoded by the coding sequence ATGACGCAGTCGGCCAACGCGACCTTCGCCAGTGACTCGCTGGCAGCGCACACGACGTTGCGAGTGGGGGGCCGAGCCGGCAACCTCGTCGTTGCCGATACTGACGAGCAAGTAGTCGCGGCAGTTGCGGCTGCCGACGCGGCGGGTGAACCCCTGCTGGTCTTGGGTGGCGGTAGCAACGTTGTGATTAGTGACGACGGTTGGCCGGGAACCGTCCTACTCATTCGTACTCAGGGCATTGCGAAGACCGACTCCTGCGGCGCCGGAACTGTGGGAGTGGCTGCCGGAGAAGACTGGGACTCGGTGGTGTTTTGGGCAGTCGGTCACGAACTGGCCGGTGTTGAATGCCTAGCTGGCATCCCCGGAAGCGCCGGAGCCACGCCGATCCAAAATGTGGGGGCCTACGGTCAAGAAGTTGCCGATTCGCTGCAGCGGGTGCGGGTCTATGACCGGGTAGCGCGGGAACAGCGGGTGCTCAGCAGCCGAGAATGTGAGTTCGGCTACCGCGACAGTTGGTTCAAGCGGCATCCCGATCGCTATGTGGTGCTCGAAGTGGAGTTTCGCTGGGAGGCTTCGCCGACGTCGAAGCCGATTCAGTACAGCGAATTGGCGCTGCAACTGGGGGTGGGAATCGGCGATCGTGCCCCGCTACCGCAAGTCAGAGAAGCAGTGTTGGCATTGCGACGGCGCAAAGGCATGGTGCTGGATGATGCTGACCCAGATACCTGGAGCGTCGGTTCGTTTTTCACCAACCCGATTGTGGATCGGGATGTAGTGGATAGGTTGCCGGAAGCGGCGCCCAAGTTCCCGCTGGGAGATGGTCGCTACAAGACGTCTGCCGCGTGGCTGATCCAAGAGTCCGGCTACGAGCCGGGATATCGGTTGGGAGCGGCGGGGCTGTCCGGCAAACACACGCTGGCCATTACCAACCGTGGTGAGTCGTCGGCGGCTGATGTGATCGCGCTTGCCCGCCAGGTACGTGATGGTGTGGTGGGGCAGTTCGACATCGAACTTGTCCCCGAACCGGTGCTGGTGGGCTGCTCGCTCTAG
- the rplK gene encoding 50S ribosomal protein L11 — MAPKNKKVAGLIKLHIQAGQANPAPPVGPALGQHGVNIMEFCKAYNAATENQRGEVIPVEITVYEDRSFDFITKTPPAAKLVLKAAGLKKGSGEPHRDKVGSITRDQVRQIAETKMPDLNANDIDAAMKIIEGTARQMGVTVEG; from the coding sequence ATGGCTCCGAAGAATAAAAAGGTTGCCGGCCTTATCAAACTGCACATTCAAGCCGGGCAGGCAAACCCGGCCCCGCCGGTTGGCCCCGCGCTGGGTCAGCACGGCGTGAACATTATGGAGTTCTGCAAGGCTTACAACGCAGCGACCGAAAATCAGCGCGGTGAAGTGATTCCCGTGGAGATCACGGTCTACGAGGACCGCTCGTTCGACTTCATCACCAAGACGCCACCGGCGGCGAAGTTGGTACTGAAGGCTGCCGGGCTCAAGAAGGGCTCGGGTGAACCGCACCGCGACAAGGTCGGCTCCATCACCCGCGATCAGGTTCGACAGATCGCGGAGACCAAGATGCCGGACCTAAACGCCAATGACATTGACGCCGCCATGAAGATCATCGAAGGGACCGCCCGCCAGATGGGCGTGACCGTCGAGGGCTGA